A single genomic interval of Corylus avellana chromosome ca10, CavTom2PMs-1.0 harbors:
- the LOC132164269 gene encoding WRKY transcription factor WRKY24-like: MASSSGSLDTSANSHPTSFTFSTHPFMTTSFSDLLASSYDDESNNNNNNTENKQFRGLSERIAERMGSGVPKFKSIPPPSLPISPPAVSPSSYFAIPAGMSPAELLDSPVLLNSCNILPSPTTGTFPAQGFQWKSNSDNNRQNVKQEDKNYSDFSFRTQNRPPLSSTTTNFPSSNTTIQTSQQQPWTFQEPTKQDEFSSGKNMVKTEFGSMQSYSPEFSTIQTNTQANTNGRSQSDYGNYHQQPQTLNKRSDDGYNWRKYGQKQVKGSENPRSYYKCTYPNCPTKKKVERSLDGQITEIVYKGSHNHPKPQSTRRSSSSSSALHAIQASNAATPEILDQSFAAHGNGHMDSVATPENSSISIGDEDFDQSSQKSKSAGEDFDEDEPDAKKWKKEGENEGLSAPGSRTVREPRVVVQTTSDIDILDDGYRWRKYGQKVVKGNPNPRSYYKCTHPGCPVRKHVERASHDLRAVITTYEGKHNHDVPAARGSGGHSVNRPLPSNNMNDNNAATAIRPSAITHHTNNSMNNTLHNLRLPASEGQAPFTLEMLRSPGSFGGFSGFGNPIGSYMPQPQGTDNVFSGAKEEPRDDMFFESLLA, from the exons atgGCCTCCTCGTCTGGGAGCTTGGACACCTCGGCTAACTCGCACCCAACAAGCTTCACTTTCTCGACCCACCCATTCATGACCACCTCGTTTTCCGACCTGCTTGCCTCATCCTACGATGATGAAtctaacaacaacaacaacaacacagAGAACAAGCAATTTCGTGGGCTGTCGGAGCGTATAGCCGAGAGAATGGGGTCGGGTGTGCCTAAGTTCAAGTCGATACCACCTCCTTCTTTGCCCATTTCTCCGCCTGCTGTGTCTCCCTCTTCCTACTTTGCTATCCCCGCTGGGATGAGCCCGGCTGAGCTCTTGGACTCCCCTGTTCTTCTCAACAGTTGTAAC ATTCTGCCTTCTCCAACGACAGGAACATTCCCAGCTCAGGGCTTCCAGTGGAAGAGCAATTCTGACAATAATCGGCAGAATGTTAAACAGGAAGACAAAAACTACTCAGATTTCTCTTTCCGAACCCAAAACAGGCCCCCTTtatcatcaacaacaacaaatttcCCGTCTTCAAATACCACAATTCAAACT TCACAGCAACAACCATGGACTTTCCAAGAACCCACCAAGCAGGATGAATTTTCCTCGGGGAAGAATATGGTAAAAACAGAATTCGGTTCTATGCAGAGCTATTCCCCTGAGTTTTCCACCATACAGACCAACACTCAGGCAAACACCAACGGCAGGTCCCAATCAGATTATGGAAATTACCACCAGCAGCCTCAGACACTCAACAAAAGGTCTGATGATGGATACAATTGGAGAAAATATGGTCAAAAACAAGTGAAAGGAAGCGAAAATCCAAGAAGTTATTACAAGTGCACATACCCCAATTGCCCTACAAAGAAGAAGGTTGAGAGGTCCTTAGATGGACAAATTACTGAGATAGTTTACAAGGGTAGTCATAACCATCCCAAGCCTCAGTCTACAAGGAGatcctcctcatcatcatcagctCTTCATGCAATTCAGGCGTCTAATGCTGCCACCCCTGAAATTCTTGATCAGTCATTTGCCGCACATGGTAACGGACATATGGATTCGGTTGCGACCCCGGAGAACTCTTCGATATCAATAGGGGATGAGGATTTTGATCAGAGTTCTCAAAAGAGTAAGTCCGCAGGGGAGGACTTTGATGAAGATGAGCCTGATGCcaaaaaatg GAAAAAGGAGGGTGAAAATGAAGGTCTTTCTGCACCTGGGAGCAGAACAGTGAGAGAACCTAGAGTTGTAGTTCAGACAACTAGTGATATAGATATTCTAGATGATGGATACAGGTGGAGGAAATATGGGCAGAAAGTGGTAAAGGGTAATCCAAATCCAAG GAGCTACTACAAATGCACACATCCAGGATGTCCAGTGAGAAAGCATGTCGAGCGAGCGTCACATGATCTGAGGGCAGTGATCACAACCTATGAGGGGAAGCACAACCATGATGTTCCTGCAGCCCGTGGCAGTGGTGGCCATTCTGTCAATAGGCCTTTGCCAAGCAACAATATGAACGACAACAATGCAGCCACAGCAATTAGGCCATCGGCCATTACCCATCACACTAACAATTCTATGAACAACACTCTTCACAATCTAAGACTACCAGCATCTGAAGGGCAAGCACCCTTCACCCTGGAGATGTTGCGGAGCCCCGGGAGCTTCGGCGGATTCTCGGGATTCGGGAACCCAATTGGTTCATACATGCCCCAACCACAAGGCACAGACAATGTGTTTTCTGGAGCCAAAGAAGAACCAAGAGATGACATGTTCTTCGAATCATTGCTTGCATAG
- the LOC132163663 gene encoding F-box/LRR-repeat protein 3-like, whose amino-acid sequence MKKQHSTMIANPFDLLTEEIVFAILDRINDDALTKKSFSRVCKAFYTIESRHRRTLRALRSDLILRALKRYRSISHLDLSLCPRVDDATLTQVAFATAGRLRSIDLSRSRVFTHLGLASLVGTCAGLVEIDLSNRTELGDSAVKAIAEAKNLERLWLARCKMVTDMGIGCVAVGCRKLRLVCLKWCLRVSDLGVGLIAMKCKEIRSLDLSYLPITEKCLSPIMQLEHLEDLVLEGCPGMDDDGLATLKHSCKSLKSLNMSNCPNVSHVGLSSLTNGADGLQQLILTYGPAVTNDLAQCMHSISGLQSIKLDGCSVTTSAIKGIGNWLASLKELSLSKCSGVTDECLSFLLQTHKELRKLDITCCRKITYASIDSITNSCTSLTSLRMESCSLVSKDAFKLIGQRCRLLEELDVTDNDIDNEGLKSISRCSKLLTLKLAICLNLTDDGLTHVANGCSMLKELDLYRSSGITDAGIAAIAHGCPALEMINIAYNDKITDNSLTSLSTCLMLKALEIRGCPSVSSMGLSAIAMGCRQLMVLDIKKCVNINDNGMIPLAQFSQNLKQINLSYCAITDAGLLALASTNRLQNMTILHLAGLTPNGLAAALLSCQGLTKVKLHKSFKPLLHQSIFEFMEARGCIFHWRDKAFRVEIDPKGWELHNGRSPEAP is encoded by the exons ATGAAAAAGCAGCATAGTACAATGATCGCCAACCCATTTGATCTCCTCACCGAGGAGATCGTTTTCGCAATCCTCGACCGGATAAACGATGATGCATTGACCAAGAAGTCCTTCTCTCGAGTCTGCAAGGCCTTCTACACCATCGAGTCCCGCCACCGCAGAACTCTGAGGGCTCTGCGGTCCGACCTAATACTAAGAGCGCTGAAACGGTACCGTTCTATCTCCCACCTCGACCTCTCCCTCTGCCCTCGCGTAGACGACGCGACGTTGACCCAAGTAGCGTTCGCGACGGCGGGTCGTTTGCGCTCGATCGACTTGTCGAGGTCGAGGGTCTTCACGCACCTGGGGCTGGCGAGCCTGGTGGGGACCTGTGCGGGGCTGGTGGAGATCGACCTGTCCAACCGGACGGAGCTGGGCGACTCGGCGGTTAAGGCTATAGCGGAGGCGAAGAACCTGGAGAGGCTGTGGCTGGCGAGGTGTAAAATGGTGACGGACATGGGGATTGGGTGCGTGGCTGTGGGGTGTAGGAAGCTGAGGTTGGTGTGCTTGAAGTGGTGCCTGCGGGTGAGCGATTTGGGGGTGGGCTTGATCGCTATGAAGTGCAAGGAGATTCGGAGTTTGGATCTCTCTTACTTGCCG ATCACTGAGAAATGTCTTTCACCAATCATGCAACTAGAGCATCTTGAAGATTTGGTTCTTGAGGGATGCCCTGGTATGGATGATGATGGCCTTGCAACCCTCAAACATAGTTGCAAATCGCTAAAG TCGCTAAATATGTCAAATTGTCCGAATGTCAGTCATGTGGGTTTGTCTTCTCTGACAAATGGCGCTGATGGCCTACAGCAGCTTATCCTAACATATGGTCCTGCT GTCACCAATGATCTAGCACAATGTATGCATAGTATTTCGGGATTGCAATCAATTAAGTTAGATGGTTGTTCGGTTACAACCTCTGCAATAAAAGGAATTGGAAATTGGCTTGCCTCACTGAAGGAGCTTAGCTTAAGTAAGTGTTCAGGTGTGACTGATGAATGTCTGTCCTTCCTCTTGCAAACACACAAAGAATTGAGGAAGTTAGACATCACATGCTGCCGCAAGATAACATATGCCTCTATAGACAGCATAACAAATTCATGCACCTCCCTCACTTCTTTGAGGATGGAGTCTTGTAGTTTGGTTTCAAAGGATGCTTTTAAGTTGATTGGACAGCGTTGCCGACTCTTGGAGGAATTGGACGTTACAGATAATGATATTGACAATGAAG GTTTGAAGTCCATATCAAGATGTTCCAAACTTCTTACCTTGAAGCTTGCGATTTGCTTGAACTTAACTGATGATGGGCTTACCCATGTTGCAAATGGTTGTTCCATGCTCAAAGAACTGGATCTGTACAG ATCCTCTGGAATAACTGATGCGGGCATAGCAGCAATTGCTCATGGCTGTCCTGCACTGGAGATGATTAACATTGCCtataatgataaaattaccGACAATTCGTTAACTTCTTTGTCAACATGTCTGATGTTAAAAGCACTTGAGATCCGAGGATGTCCTTCCGTCTCATCAATGGGTCTATCAGCTATTGCCATGGGATGTAGGCAACTTATGGTGCTGGACATCAAGAAGTGTGTCAACATTAATGATAATGGAATGATTCCACTTGCTCAATTTTCCCAAAACCTCAAACAG ATAAACTTGTCATATTGTGCAATTACAGATGCAGGGCTCTTGGCTCTCGCCAGCACAAACCGGCTACAGAACATGACTATCTTGCACTTGGCTGGTTTGACCCCTAACGGTCTGGCCGCTGCCTTGTTGTCCTGTCAAGGGCTAACAAAAGTCAAGCTCCACAAATCCTTTAAACCATTACTTCATCAATCTATTTTTGAATTCATGGAAGCGCGTGGCTGTATCTTTCACTGGAGGGACAAAGCATTCCGG GTTGAAATAGATCCAAAAGGATGGGAGTTGCATAATGGAAGGAGTCCTGAAGCTCCATAG